The sequence below is a genomic window from Leisingera sp. M658.
GGCTCCGTTCGGTTCGCCCTCGATCCTGCCGGTCAGCTGGGCCTATTGCCTGCTGATGGGCGGTTCGGGCCTGACCCAGGCGACCAAGGTTGCGATCCTGAACGCCAACTACATCGCAGCGCGCCTCAAGGATGCATATAAGATCCTCTACACCTCGGAAACGGGCCGTGTGGCGCATGAGTGCATCCTGGACACCCGCCCGCTGGATGAGGAAGGCCACGTCACCGTGGACGATATCGCCAAGCGTCTGGTCGACTCGGGCTTCCACGCCCCGACCATGTCCTGGCCGGTGGCGGGCACGCTGATGGTAGAGCCGACTGAATCCGAGCCCAAGGACGAGCTAGACCGCTTCTGCGAGGCCATGCTGTCGATCCGCTCGGAGGCGCAGGACATCATCGACGGCAAGATCGATCCCGAAAACAACCCGCTGAAGCACGCGCCGCACACGGTGCGCGATCTGGTGGGTGAATGGGACCGTCCCTACAGCCGCGAACAGGCCTGTTTCCCTCCGGGCAACCTTGGTGTCGACAAATACTGGCCGGCTGTGAACCGGGTGGACAACGCCTATGGCGACCGCCACCTGATCTGCACCTGCCCGCCGATGTCGGACTACGAAGAAAACGAAGCCTGATCTTTTCAGGCTCCGTGCCCTGCCGGCCCCGCCCGGCAGGGCACCCCCGCATGACCCGCTCAGAGGAGAGAATGATGTTCCGTCTCGAACCGCTGACCGTGCCAGCTTTCCAGCGCTCTGCTGACAGCGCGGCACACGCCCGCTTCCACGACGTCGAAATCATCCTGCCGCAGTCAGAACCCCCTGCCGCGGCGCAAATGATTTGCGAAGTTTTCCGCGCCGCCAATGATCTGTTTCCCGACAGCGGATACCGAACAGCCGTGCGCAACCTCAGCTCGCAAATGCGCGCCGTGCCCGCGGGGTGGAAACCGCAGACGGTCATCTTCCTCGGTGGTATCTCCAGCCGCTGGCCGCTGAACTCAGGTGAAAAGGCCAGCCTGCAGCGGATCTGCCGCCAGGCCCAACGCTGCCTGTTTGCCGGCAGTGCCATCTTTCTGCTGGCCGAGTCCGGTCTGCAGGCGGCATTCGAGACTGCCGTGCATTCGAATTTCGCTGCCGCCGCAGAGGAAGAGCAGCTGACCTGCGCCCCGGCAGGCACGCTGACAACTGCCGCCGGACGCATCAACACTGCCGTCAGCAGTTTTGCCGCCCTGCGCCTGCTGGCCGGTTTCCTGCGCGCCGACCGCGGACCGTTCATCGCCGATGCGGTCTGTGATTACCTCGGCCTGGCCTTTGGCCCGGCATCGGAACAGTCAAAAATATCGCTGCAACTGCGCCAGACCGCCGGCGGCGACGCGCTGATTGTCAAGATCCTTGACCTGATGCAACAGAACCTGGAAGAGCCGCTTTTGATCCGCGATATAGCCCAGCAGGCCGGCGTCTCTCCGCGCAAGCTGGAGCGCCGTTTTCAGCAAAAGACCCGCACCAGCCCGCTGGCTGCCTATCGCAAGCTGCGGATTGAGAAGGCCCGCCAGCTGCTGCTGCACACCACCCTGCCGCTGGCCGAGATTGTCGCCGCCACCGGATTTGGCTCGCGCAGCAACCTCACCGAATGGTTCAAGCGGGAATACAAGACCAGCCCGCAGGCCTTCCGCAAACAATACTACGCAGACAGCCACCCGGCAGGTTCCGCCGCCTGAAGACAAACTGGGTCATTCATGAAAAAAGGCGGCCCCAAGGCCGCCTTTTGTTTGTTTGGAGCCGGTTCAGTTATCTGATCCGCTTTCCTCGCCGTCGTTGGAGAGGGCACCGGGGTCAAAAACATTGCCGAAACCGGAGCTGTTGCCCTGCGGCTCCTGCTCTGCCTCCGCGCCATCCTCTTCATCCCCCGATAGGCTGCCCGGCGCAAAGACGCCGCCAAAGCCGGAGTTGTTGCCACCTGAAGGCGCAGTTTGTGCAGGGGCTTCGCCCTGCTGCTCTTGCTGCTGCTGACGGCGCAGATCCCGCTGGCGGCGCAGCTCCTGGATGCGTTCCTGGGCTTCCAGCTGCTTCTGCTCCTGAACGTTCGCGATACATTGCGCCGGACTGTAGACCGTCGCGGTGCCGACCACCGCCACCGTCGCGCAGGCCACTATCACCAGCCCCACCGCTGCAACATTGGAGCTGAGGAAACCCGGCAGCCGCAGCTTGCCGCTTTCCAGTTCCTCGACCGTGGCCTGTTTGCGCGCAGCCGCCACCAGTTCGCGGCGGCGGATGCCGGCCTCGTTGAACAGCGCCGCAATCACCGTCAGCACCACGATGATAAAGGCCAGCGCCGAGATCGCCGGGGTGATGCCATAGCGCACTTTCTGCGCCAGCTCGATGGTCAGCGTCGGGTATTCGCCGAAGGTGAAGGTGGTGGTGTTGTAGTTCTCGAAACTGGCCAGGAACGCCAGCACCGCGGCCGAAGCGATGGCAGGCCGCATGAACGGCAGCAGCACCTTGCGGAAAGCCTGGGCATGGGTGGCGCCCAGATCCAGTGCTGCCTCGGTCAGCGCGATATCATAACGCTGCAGGCGCGCCACCAAGACCAGCATGCAGTAACTGGCGATAAAGGTGGACTGGCCGATGATGGTCAGGAACAGACCGTTCGACAGCCAGCTGTCCGCGCCCAGTCCCAGCATCCGGTTGATCCGGTCCCAGAACACCAGGGTCGAGATGCCAATGACCACGCCGGGGATCAGGATCGGCGCGATGATGATGGTGTAATAGGTCGCGCGCAGTTTCGGCCAGATCTGGGTCAGCATCAGCGCCCCTGCCAGCCCCATCGACACCGACAGCACAATCGTGCCCGCCCCCACCAGGACCGAGTTCCAGATCCCGTTCAGGATCCGCTCGTCCTGGAACAGAGCCGAGAACCACTCGAACGTCAGGCATTCCCAAGGGGTCATCCGCGGGAACGAAGGCGAGTTGAATGCGGTCGCCGACATGATCACCAGCGGGCCAAGCAGATAGGCAAAAAAGATCGCCAGATAGACCCAAAGGCTTACGCGCATAAAGGAGAAGTTCTTCATTTGCCGATATCCCCCATGTTCACCTTGAACAGGCGCATGATCGCCAAAACAAGCAGGATACAGGTGACCAGCAGCACCACCGCATAAGCGGCGCCCTGCGGCCAGTCGGAGTTGTCGTTGAACTGCTGATAGATCAGCTGGGTGAACCACAGGGAAGACGGTCCGCCAAGGATCTGCGGCGCCGCCAAAGCACCGGCGGACAGCATGAATACCATGGTGCAGCCCGAGGAAATGCCCGGCTTGGCGTAAGGAATGACCACCCGCTGATGAATCTTGGCCCAGCTGGCGCCCATGTCCCGCGCCGCCTCGATCTGGTTGCGGTCGAGGCTTTCGATCACGTTGTAGATCGGGAAGATCATCAAGAGGATGTAGGCATAGCCCAGACCCGCATAAAGCGCGATGTCATTGCGGATAAAGTCAAACGGAGTGTCGAAAACCCCCAGCCCCACCAAAAAGTTGTTGAGGACCCCGGTCTCGCCGAAGATGATGCGCAGCGCAAAGGCCCGCAGGATCTCGTTGATCCAGTAGGGGATGATCAGCATCAGCGCGAAGATGCGGATGTGATTGCCTTTGGTCTGGGCCAGATAATAGGCGATCGGGTAGCACAGGATCAGGTTGAAGATGGTGACGCAGACCGCTGCCACCAGGGTACGGAAAAACACATTGAGGTCGACGGCGTTGTAGCTTTGGCTGCCGCCCTCCGGTCCGAACACCAGATATTTGTAGTTCTCAACCGTATAGACGTCCTTGGGGCCGCCGATCTCTGGCGGCGGCAGGTTGGGACGGAAGGAAAAGTCGAGCATCGACAGCTGCGGCAGGATGATCAGGCCGATGGTCCAGAACAGGACCAGGCCCAGCATCAGGCTGCCCATGCCGACACCGTTGCGTTTAAAGAACTCCCTCAGGAAGCTTGGCATAGCGTGGGCCTCCTCATTCTGCGGCCAGCTCACCAGCCGGAACACAGACGGCGTTTTTCGTCTCGTATTCCAGGGTGATATTCTGGCCGGTGTGGTCATCAAAAGACTGGCCCAGATTGGGGATCGAGACCTTCAGCTCCTTACCGCCGTCGCCTTCCATGAAGATGTTGAAGCTATTGCCCTCAAACTCCTCGTGGTTGACGCGCGCAGTCACGAAATGGTCGCCCGCCGCGCCCTCGGGCGCCAGCGCAAAGGCCTCGGGACGGATGAACATCATCGCCTCGTCGCCTTCTTTCATGCGGCCCTGGTTGGCGGTGGAAACCCGCGCCACCAGATCGCCTGACCGGTTGGTGGCGATCAGGGCCTCGTCGCCCATCACCCGCTTCACCTTGCCGCGGAAGACGTTGTTTTCGCCCACGAAAGACGCCGCAAAGGCGGTGGCCGGATCGTTATAGATGGTTTTGCCATCACCGATCTGGTCAATCACCCCCGCCTTCATAACCGCGATATTGTCGGACATGGTCAGCGCCTCGCCCTGGTCGTGGGTGATGTAGATAAAGGTGATGCCGACCCGTTGCTGAATCTCGCGCAGCTCGGTGCGCATGTGCTGGCGCAACTTGAGGTCAAGCGCCGACAGCGGTTCATCAAGCAGCAGCACATCCGGTTCGGCGCACAAGGCGCGCGCAATCGCCACCCGCTGACGCTGGCCGCCAGACAATTCGGAGGGCAGTTTGTCGCCCTGGCCCGGCAGCGCGATCATATCCAACAGCTCATCCGCGCGCTTGCGCCGTTCCCTGGCCGAGGCGCCCTTGATCTCCATGGAAAACGTGATGTTTTCCCAGACCTTCATCAGCGGGAACAGCGCCAGGTTCTGAAAGATCAGCGCAGTCGGGCGCTTGTTCGGCCCGATCCCCTTCATGTTATTGCCGCCAATCAGCACCCGGCCATCGCTTGGCTCAAGAAAGCCTGAGACCGCCCGCAGGATGGTGGTTTTGCCGCAGCCCGAGGGCCCCAGGAAGGAGAAGAAATCCCCTCCATTGATGTTCACATTGGCATCGCGCACGGCAACAAAGTCACCGAAACGGATCCAAAGATTCTCGAGATCAACGCCGACCCCAGCACTCATTTGGCTTCTCCCCAGGGTGCAGATCCCCATTCCGGTGGCGCTCCACCGGCCCCGCAAGACCTGCTTCCCTTGTATTATTGTTGATTGCGCCGTTCCGGCTGGCTGCCAGCGGCACGAAACCGGCCCCCGGGATAGATCTCCCGGAGGCCCGCATGATCAGGCGCTTCGCTTAGGCGCTTTTGAACTTGTTGACGAACTCGGTCCGCACATCCGCATACCACGGCGCCTCGGCCGGCCATGGGTTCAGATTGGCCAGCGAGTTGCCCGGATAGGCTTCGGCAAAGTTCTTCTTGTAGACATCGCCCGAGTGGCTGTCGGCGCCCAGAACCGGCGAGTTGTAGCCATGGCTGTCGATTGCCTTGCCTGCCGGCTCTTGCTCGTAAGCGTAAGAGACAAAGGCATAAACCTGCTCTTCGTTCTTGGCGCCAACCGGCATCGAGATGCCGTCAACCCAAGCCATCGAGCCTTCGACCGGTGCCTGATAGTGCACAGGTTCGCCAGCGGACTTAAGCGCCAGCGGCGGGCCGTCCCAAGTCTGACCGACCACAACGCCCTCGTTCAACAGGCCGTTCTTCTGGGTGTCCGCATCGTTCCAGATCAGTTTGATCCGGTTCTTGCGCGCCACGCACCAGTCGGTGACCTGGCCCCAGACCTTGCGCATGGTTTCCTCGTCGTCATAGGCCGCCCAGATTGAACCCGGCTCCATCTCGCCCGAGGCTTCCATGTAAAGACCCGCGCCCAGCATCATCGAATGCGCCCGGCCCATGGTCTTGCCGGCATTTTCTTCCGACCAGACGTCGCCATAAGACGGCGCGTCACCCGCCGGCAGCCATTTGTCAGTGCGGTATGCAATGCCCTCGGTGCCCCAGATATGCGGCAGCCAATGCACGCCCGAACCGCCAAAGTTCCAGGCGTCGGTGCCGATCTTGGCCATCGCCGGGTTCACCGCGTCAATGTTGACTTTGTTCATGTCGAACGGCTTCAGCAGTTCCAGCGGCCCCCACTGCAGCGAGCGGTTGTTGGTCGGTGAAACGATGTCAAAGCCTTGGCCTTTGGTGGCCTTCATCTTGTTGATGATTTCTTCGTTGGAACCGATACCGGTGTAATTCACCTTGATGCCGGTCTTGGCCTCGAAACCCGAAATGAACTCCGGCGGCAGATAGTCCGACCACATCAGAATGTTCACTTCGCCGGAAGACGCCAGCGCGCTTTTTGAGTAAAGCGGCGCTGCCAGTGCCGCAGCACCTGCGCTTTTGAGCACCGTGCGGCGGCTGATTGAAGTCTTTGCTGTCATATCCAGTTATCTCCCTTTGGACTGTTGTTTGTTGTTCTTATTGTTTCAACCGTGAAACCTTGCGGAGTCATGCGCCCCGCCTACAGTGACAGTTTCCAAAACTGATAAGGCCAGAACTTTCGCAATCCGGCTTTGCATAACGCCAGTTTCGGTGCAGTTAAATATCCTCCACGACAATGCATCGGCTGAAAAACCATCGCTGTGGCTGCAGTGTGCGCCCGTCGGCGCGAGGCGTCAATGTTCATAAACCCTTTACAAGGCAGCGGCATTTTCCGCGCGGGCGCACGAAGCAGCTGCGCAAGGAGCGGATTGCCAGCGTAACGGCCCAACCGCTCCGGCCCGGCTATGGTGTCCAGCTTATTGGCAAGAATTGGCGGAAATCTGAAAAACGCCTCATGACGCAGCCGCGGAATTGTGGGAGACATATTCGATGCCCAGCCACTCCACCCGCAAAGATCTGAGCCTGAAAGGGCTGGAACTGTTCCAGATCACGGCCCGCAAAGGGTCTTTGCAGGAAGTCTCCGAGGAGACCGGCCTGTCGGTCAGCACCATCTCGCACCATCTGCGCAATCTTGAGGATCATCTGGGTGTGGAGCTGTTCAACCACAGCCGCCGCCCCATGGTTCTGACACCCAAAGGCCAGGTTTTCCTGCGCAGCATCGGCGATGCGCTGCACACGATCCGCAAGGCCAAGGCCGAGGCTTCGGCCGGAAACATTTCCGAGGCCAGCTATCTTCGGCTTGGCACGATCGAGGATTTTGACAGCGACATCATCCCTGAACTGGCCGTATACCTGTCGACCAGCATGCCGCGCTGCGATTTCATGTATCAGACCGATTCCAGCCATGCGATCCTGGCCATGCTGCGCGACCGGCAGCTGGATCTGGGCATCACCACCACCCCGTCTGAGCGATTGCGCGATCTTCAAGACAGGCCGCTGCTGCGCGATCCCTTTGTTGCGGTGCTGCCCAAATCAGACGAACCCATGCTGCAGGAGGTTATCGAAGGCCGCAGCACGCTGCCCTTCCTGCGCTTTGCCAGCAACCAGATCATTTCCCGCCAGATCGAAACACAGTTGCGGCGGCTGGGCCTGTCGCTGCCGCACCGGTTCGAATGCGCCAGCAATCAGACACTGATGGCCATGGTGGCAGCGGGTGCCGGCTGGACGATCACCACGCCGTTGCTGTTTTCCCGCGCCAAGCTGTTCCAGCCCAAGCTGAGCATGGTCGCTTTTCCGGGCAAAAGCTTCTCGCGCACTTTGGCCATCGTTTCGACGCCGGATTGCTCGCGCTCGATCCTTGATCTGGTCGACAACCGGATGCGCACGCTGATTGCCGACCACGCGATAAAACCGTTCCAGCAAAGCGCGCCCTGGCTTGCGGACAGTTTCACCCTGATCTCTTGACCGCCCGGCCTCTTAATAGATCTTGAACCGCGCCCGGATCTCCCGGTCCTGCTCTGAAGTCAGATACACGGGCTGATGGGTCCGCAGAATTTCCTGCGCCCGCAACCGTGCCTGTGTCCAGGCATCCAACCCGCCCTTTTCCGCCCAGGTGCGCGGCTCGTCCCGGTCCGCTATCACCGGGTAGAAATAATCCCGCTCCATCGCCGCCAAAGTATGCTGACCGCCCAGGAAATGCCCCTCGCCCAGCACCGCCGCGCAGATCGCCTCGAACCCAAGGTTTTCCTCGCTCACCTCAATCCCGCGCAGGGCACGGTAGGTGTGGGAATGCATCTCGTCATCCAGCACGAAACCTTCAAAACTTACCCCCAGAAGCGACGCCGTCATGCCCGAGCTTTCATAGATCAGATTGCCCCCGGCCAGCGCTGCCGCCAGCGATGTCAGCCCCTTTTCAGCCCCGTATTGCGCGTCAATCGCTTTGGCGTCGGTCATTGAGCAAGCCACGCCCGAGGGCAGCCCCAGCCAGTTCGACAGCTGCGCCGAGGCCGCATTCAGCACCGCTGTCTCGCCGCTGCCGCCAGAGAACGCGCCTGTGCGCAGGTCAATCACCAAAGGCCAGTTGGAGAACACCATCGGGAAACCCGGCTGGATCGCGTGGACCATTACCAGGCTGGCCAGGGTCTCGGCCAGCGACTGCGCGAGAAATCCCGCCAATGTAGCAGGCGCCGTTGCCCCCGCCTGGGCCGCAGTTATGCAGGAAATTGGAATGTTGTGCCTGATGCATTCATAGACAACGTCCACCGCATCCTCGCCATAACGCATAGGAGAGATGACCGGGCTGATATGCGCCTTGACGAAGGGGCGTTTGGAGAACTCCCCCGGACCGCCTGCAGCGATATCCAGCATCTTCACAATCGGTGCCACATGCTCTGCCAGCGTAAACGACGTCGCCACCGGTTTGGTGGTGTTCTTCAGCAGCGCATAGACCGTGTTCACGTCCAGATCGTAGGTGTCCGGCACATCTGTCGCCACGCAGCAGCGGGTGAACCAGCTGACATTGGCCAGCGTGTCCTGCAGCCGGGTAAAGTCATGCAGGTCAGCCAGGGTCGAAGGCCGGTACACCCCGCTTTCCATATCCAGCGTCTGTACTGCCGCGCCGCCGGTGCCGAAATGCACCGCATTGCCGCCCACTGTGATTGAACGGCTGTCATCGCGCCCGTGCAGAACAAAGGTTTTGGCAGCCTGGTCAATCGCCTGTTCCACCAGTTGCGGCGGGAACAATACCCGCCCGGCACCGTTGTCCTGCGCCCCTGCCGCCAGCAGATCGGCGTGCAGCCGGGGCGGAACTTCCCCCATGCCAAGCTTGGCCAGCAATTCCAGTGCTGTGGAGTAAACCCGTTCCAGTTCCTCAGGCGTCAGCGGCTTATAGGCTCCGCCGATCTGGCCCGGCGGACAGGGATCCACGGCAGGCTTTGCCGCCCTCAGCGCCAAACGCTCCCGGCGCCCGCCCCGTTTGGCTCGCTGCTCTGCCATTATTGTGACCTCCTGAGGTAAATCTTGCTCCAATGATCCCGCCACAGCCGCAGGCTGGCAATCACCGGATCAATATTCCCAATTCATTCAATAAAGTTTTCTAATTTTTGATAATTAATCGCCCCTGCATTGCAGCCTGCGCTGACTGGGCGCTTAGTCATGCAAAATCCATCGGGAGGTCCCTTTCATGAAATCGCGCACCAAGGTTGTGGTGATCGGCGGCGGCATCGCAGGCTGCTCCACCCTCTACCACCTCACTCAGGAAGGCTGGAGCGACGTCGTTCTTGTCGAACGCAACGAACTAACCAGCGGCACCACTTGGCATTCAGCGGCCCAGGTCACGAATTTCGGCATGAACCAGACCATGGTCGGCCTCAAGACCCACTCGATCAACCTGTACAAGGAACTGGCTGAAGACCCGGATTACCCGATCAACTACCACCACGGCGACGGCGGTATCCGCCTGGCTAATACCGAAGCACAGATGCAGGGCTACCGCCACTTTACCTCCATGGCGCGCGGTATGGAGGTGGCGTTCGAGGTGATCGACGCCGAGGAATGCGCCCGCCGCCATCCGCTGATCTCCACCGATAACCTGATCGGCGGCTTGTGGGACCCGCTGGACGGCGATATTGACCCGGCCCAGCTGTGCCAGGCGCTGGCGCGGCGCGCCCGCAAGGCCGGCGCCGAGGTCTACCGCAACACGCCGGTGACCGCCCTCACCCAGCACCAGGACGACACCTGGACGGTGCATACAGAACACGGCGATATCGATTGCGACATCGTGGTGAACGCCTGCGGCTACCGGGTGAACGAGGTCGGCGCCATGATGGGCGTGCACCACCCCGTCGCCTCGATGGAGCACCAGTATTTCCTGACCGAGGAGATCCCCGCGATCAAGGACGCAGGCCACCGGATGCCGCTGTTGCGCTGCCCGATCAGCGATTACTATTGCCGCCAGGAAAAGAACGGCCTGCTGGTAGGTTTCTACGAACAGGACTGCAAAACCTGGGGTATGGACGGAATCGATCCGAATTTCGTGAACGCACTCTGCCCCGATGATCTGGACCGGGTCACGGATGTGCTGGAAGGCGCATTTGCCCGGATGCCTGCGCTGATGGACACCGGCATTCACACCGTGGTCAACGGTCCGATCACCTATACCATCGACGGGGCGCCTTTGGTCGGCCCGATCCCAGGCAAGCGCAACGCGTTCTGCATCATCGGGTTGCGGGCGGGCCTGGGCGAAGGCGGCGGCCACGGCTGGCTTTTGGCACAGCAGATCGTGCATGGCGAGGCGCAGTACGACACCTGGTGCATTGATCCCCGCCGCTTCACCGGCCACACCAATGTCGAGCTGACCGCGCTGAAGGCGATCGAAGACTACCAGAACGAATTCCGCTTCCACTTCCCGCATGAGCACCGCCCGGCGGGCCGCCCAGCCAAAACCACACCGCTGACTCCGGTGATGGCGGCCGAAGGCGCCGAGTTCACCGTGGTGAACGGCTGGGAGCGGGTCGACTACATCAAGCCAGCACCAGACTTCCATCCTTCGCTGTCCTTCAACTTCGACGAAGCCTTCGAGGTGATCGCGGCGGAAGTAAGGAACGTTCAGGACAACGCCGGCCTGGCCGAGGTCAACGGCTTCAACCGGTTTGAGATCACCGGCGCCGACCGGCACAGCTACCTTGACCGGATGTTCTGCGGCACAGTGACGAAACGCGCGGGCCGAGTCGGGCTTGGCTACCTGCTGAACCACCACGGCATGATCAAGGGCGAAGCCACAGTGGCCAACCTCCCCGCCTCGGACCGCGGGCCGGAGCGGGTCTGGTACGGCTCGGCGGCGGCCAGCGAATACCATGACATGGACTGGCTGCAGGCGCACATCCGCAGCGATGAAGACGTGCAGATCCGTTCTCTCACCAACGACCAGACCATCCTGGTCCTGGCCGGCCCCCGGGCGCGGGACGTGCTCTCAGCCTGCGCCCGGGGCGACTGGTCGCGTGACGCCTTCCCTTGGCTGTCGGTGCGCGAATGTTTCATCGGCTTTGCCCCTGCCACGGTGATGGGCGTCAGCTTCTCGGGCGAGCTGGCCTATGAAATCCACGTCCCCAACGCCTCGCTCTATGCCGCCTACCTGGCGCTGCGGAAGGCGGGCGAGGCACACGGCCTGAAGCTGTTTGGCGCCCGCGCAGTCGAGTCGATGCGAATGGAGAAGGGATTCCTGCACTGGAAAGCCGACCTGATCACCGAATTCGACCCGTTTGAAACCGGGTTGGACCGTTTCGTGAAGATGGAAAAAGGCGGTTTCATCGGCAAGGAGGCGTTGCTGAGGCGTCAAGCCGAAGGGCTGCGCAAGAAGCTGGTAACGCTGCAGATCGACGCCACCCACGCCCCGGCCCATGGCGGCGCCTCGCTGATGCAAGGTGACAAGGTCGTGGGCACCGTGACGTCCGGCGATTGGGGCCACCGGGTGGGCATGAACCTGGCCTATGCCTTTGTGGACCCGAAACTGGCAACGGAAGGCCGCAAAATACAACTCGACATGTACGGCGACCTGGTGGGGGCAAGGGTCATCGCCCCCTCCCCCTATGACCCGGACTTTGCCCGCATCCGCGGATAACGCATCGCCCGCCGCCACACCCGAACAAAAAGACGCCCGGGGGAAATCCCCGGGCGTCTTTTTTTTTGCGCGGCACGGCACAGGTTCAGCTGCGGCCCTTCCACGGCACCAGCCAGTTCTCGGCCATACGCATCAGAATGTCGATGCCATAGCCGATGATGCCAATCAGCACGATCCCCATGATTACAATATCCGTCAGCTGGAATTTGGACGCAGCAATGATCATCATGCCTGCACCCTTTTGCGCAGCCACCAGTTCGGCGGCCACAACGGTGCCCCAGCAAACGCCCATCGCCACCCGCGCGCCGGTAAAGATCTCCGGCAGCGAGTTCGGCACGATCACATGACGCATGATCTGCCACTTGGAGGCACCCAGCGAATAGGCCGCGTGGATTTTCGAGATGTTCACCCCGGAAACCCCGGCCCGCGCCGCAATCGTCATGATCCAGAGTGCA
It includes:
- a CDS encoding FAD-dependent oxidoreductase; translated protein: MKSRTKVVVIGGGIAGCSTLYHLTQEGWSDVVLVERNELTSGTTWHSAAQVTNFGMNQTMVGLKTHSINLYKELAEDPDYPINYHHGDGGIRLANTEAQMQGYRHFTSMARGMEVAFEVIDAEECARRHPLISTDNLIGGLWDPLDGDIDPAQLCQALARRARKAGAEVYRNTPVTALTQHQDDTWTVHTEHGDIDCDIVVNACGYRVNEVGAMMGVHHPVASMEHQYFLTEEIPAIKDAGHRMPLLRCPISDYYCRQEKNGLLVGFYEQDCKTWGMDGIDPNFVNALCPDDLDRVTDVLEGAFARMPALMDTGIHTVVNGPITYTIDGAPLVGPIPGKRNAFCIIGLRAGLGEGGGHGWLLAQQIVHGEAQYDTWCIDPRRFTGHTNVELTALKAIEDYQNEFRFHFPHEHRPAGRPAKTTPLTPVMAAEGAEFTVVNGWERVDYIKPAPDFHPSLSFNFDEAFEVIAAEVRNVQDNAGLAEVNGFNRFEITGADRHSYLDRMFCGTVTKRAGRVGLGYLLNHHGMIKGEATVANLPASDRGPERVWYGSAAASEYHDMDWLQAHIRSDEDVQIRSLTNDQTILVLAGPRARDVLSACARGDWSRDAFPWLSVRECFIGFAPATVMGVSFSGELAYEIHVPNASLYAAYLALRKAGEAHGLKLFGARAVESMRMEKGFLHWKADLITEFDPFETGLDRFVKMEKGGFIGKEALLRRQAEGLRKKLVTLQIDATHAPAHGGASLMQGDKVVGTVTSGDWGHRVGMNLAYAFVDPKLATEGRKIQLDMYGDLVGARVIAPSPYDPDFARIRG